In Macadamia integrifolia cultivar HAES 741 unplaced genomic scaffold, SCU_Mint_v3 scaffold_30A, whole genome shotgun sequence, the following proteins share a genomic window:
- the LOC122071598 gene encoding gamma-glutamyl peptidase 5-like: protein MEGVGNEQKRYALLMAARDSEYVKKVYGGYFNVFKNAFADEGETWEMFSVVDGVFPDMDELHKYDGFVISGSPYDAYGNDPWVLTLCSLLRKLDSMGKKVLGICFGHQVLCRALGGKVERACGGWDLGLRKVNMIGELPPCSIFDGLQEIPSTLTIIECHQDEVREVPTGAKVIAFSDQTGVEMFVLDYHILGIQGHPEYTKDILCNIIDRLANNNSIKKEFAEIVKSRLEIAEPDRKFWLKICKNFLKGGQMLC, encoded by the exons atggaaggtGTTGGGAATGAACAGAAGAGATATGCTCTACTGATGGCTGCAAGGGACTCTGAGTATGTGAAGAAAGTGTATGGTGGATACTTTAATGTGTTTAAGAACGCATTTGCAGATGAAGGGGAAACATGGGAGATGTTCAGTGTTGTTGATGGAGTGTTCCCTGACATGGATGAGCTTCACAAGTATGATGGTTTTGTAATCAGTGGTAGCCCTTATGATGCTTATGGGAATGACCCATGGGTCTTGACTCTTTGCTCTCTGCTGAGAAAACTGGACTCCATGGGGAAGAAGGTGCTTGGAATATGTTTTGGCCATCAG GTTTTGTGCAGAGCATTGGGTGGTAAGGTTGAGAGAGCTTGTGGTGGATGGGACCTAGGGTTGAGGAAAGTCAACATGATTGGGGAGTTACCCCCTTGTAGCATCTTTGATGGCTTACAGGAAATCCCATCTACCCTCACTATTATTGAGTGTCATCAGGATGAG GTGAGGGAGGTCCCTACAGGTGCGAAAGTGATAGCATTCTCAGACCAGACAGGAGTGGAGATGTTTGTTCTTGACTATCACATATTAGGGATTCAAGGCCATCCTGAATATACCAAAGATATCTTATGTAATATTATTGATCGTCTTGCTAACAATAACTCAATTAAG AAAGAATTTGCTGAGATTGTGAAATCGAGATTGGAGATTGCAGAACCAGATAGGAAGTTTTGGTTGAAGATTTGCAAGAACTTTCTCAAGGGGGGACAGATGttgtgttaa